From Ferviditalea candida, one genomic window encodes:
- the mtnK gene encoding S-methyl-5-thioribose kinase, giving the protein MSENYHPLSEAEAIEHAKKLSALFSPAADLVCREIGDGNLNLVFHIQDRTTGQGVILKQALPYAKIVGESWPLTLDRARIESEALQLQGRLCREHAPQVYTYVPELALTVMEDLSDHEIMRKALMRRDKFPLFAGHIARFLANTLFFTSDLGLNQQEKKLRVKQFINPELCKITEDLIFDHPYTDAETNNFEPAIRNAVEQIWKDMPLQLEVALLRERFLTHAQALLHGDLHTGSIFVTETSTKVIDPEFAFYGPMGFDIGAVFANLLLNYAAQEGWSRNDQDRRDYREYLLQTVTQIWERFAAEFADLWDRHLVDRMASTPGYRDNYMQRLLQDTVGFTGAKMIRRVIGLAHAADLDKIEDPLAREKAQRMTLAIGRSLILRHRKVESVNEIVSIVKQVSGDENQS; this is encoded by the coding sequence ATGTCGGAAAATTACCATCCGCTGAGCGAAGCGGAAGCGATTGAACACGCGAAAAAACTGTCGGCTCTCTTTTCCCCGGCCGCAGATCTGGTCTGCAGGGAGATTGGCGACGGCAACCTGAATCTGGTGTTTCATATTCAAGACCGAACGACCGGTCAAGGGGTCATTTTGAAGCAGGCGCTGCCTTATGCCAAGATCGTCGGCGAATCGTGGCCGCTGACGCTGGACCGCGCAAGAATTGAAAGCGAAGCGCTGCAGCTTCAGGGCAGGCTGTGCCGGGAACATGCTCCCCAAGTGTATACGTACGTTCCCGAGCTTGCCCTGACGGTCATGGAGGATCTCAGCGACCACGAAATCATGCGCAAAGCGTTGATGCGGCGCGACAAATTCCCGCTTTTTGCCGGACATATCGCCCGTTTTTTGGCAAACACCCTTTTCTTCACTTCCGATCTCGGTTTGAACCAGCAGGAAAAAAAGCTCAGGGTGAAGCAGTTCATCAATCCGGAGCTTTGCAAAATCACCGAGGACCTTATTTTTGATCATCCCTATACCGATGCGGAGACGAATAATTTCGAACCCGCGATACGCAATGCTGTGGAGCAGATCTGGAAGGACATGCCGCTGCAATTGGAGGTTGCCCTGCTGCGGGAACGCTTCCTTACCCATGCCCAGGCGCTGCTGCACGGCGACCTCCACACCGGCAGCATCTTCGTTACGGAAACGTCGACCAAGGTCATTGACCCGGAATTCGCTTTCTACGGCCCGATGGGCTTTGACATCGGCGCGGTGTTCGCCAATCTGCTGCTGAATTATGCCGCCCAGGAAGGCTGGAGCCGCAACGATCAGGATAGACGCGACTATCGGGAATACCTGCTGCAAACGGTCACGCAAATCTGGGAGCGGTTTGCCGCGGAATTTGCGGATTTGTGGGACCGTCACTTGGTCGACCGCATGGCGTCGACGCCAGGTTATCGGGATAACTATATGCAGCGTTTGCTCCAGGATACGGTCGGCTTCACCGGCGCCAAAATGATCCGCAGGGTCATCGGCCTGGCACACGCCGCCGATCTGGACAAGATCGAGGATCCCCTGGCTCGGGAAAAAGCGCAGCGTATGACGCTTGCCATCGGAAGGTCGCTGATCCTCCGCCACCGGAAAGTCGAATCGGTCAACGAGATTGTGAGCATTGTAAAACAAGTGAGCGGAGATGAAAATCAGTCATGA
- the sufC gene encoding Fe-S cluster assembly ATPase SufC, translated as MSNSLRFVIKGLKASVENKEILKGIDLEMNGGEVHAVMGPNGTGKSTLASSLMGHPKYTVTEGTAVLDGNDLLEMEVDERSRAGLFLAMQYPSEIAGVTNSDFLRSALNARREEGNEISLIKFIRQMEKKMKELEIDPQFMHRYLNEGFSGGEKKRNEILQMMMLEPRIVILDEIDSGLDIDALKIVAAGVNSLRSEDRAFLIITHYQRLLNYIKPDFVHVMMQGRIVKSGGSELAERLEAEGYDWVKEELGIVDETVGQSEEDEFKVPMNTIAPKY; from the coding sequence ATGAGCAATTCACTTAGATTTGTTATAAAAGGTTTGAAGGCTTCCGTTGAAAACAAGGAAATCCTGAAAGGGATCGATTTGGAGATGAACGGCGGCGAAGTTCATGCGGTCATGGGCCCGAACGGAACGGGAAAAAGCACGCTCGCATCTTCGCTGATGGGTCATCCTAAATATACAGTGACCGAGGGGACAGCCGTTCTTGACGGAAACGATCTTCTGGAGATGGAGGTCGACGAACGATCCCGCGCAGGCTTGTTTTTGGCCATGCAGTATCCCAGCGAAATCGCCGGCGTGACCAACTCCGATTTTCTTCGCAGCGCGCTCAATGCGCGACGGGAAGAAGGCAATGAAATTTCGCTGATCAAGTTCATCCGCCAGATGGAAAAGAAAATGAAGGAACTGGAAATTGATCCGCAGTTCATGCACCGTTATCTGAATGAAGGATTTTCCGGTGGTGAAAAGAAGCGCAATGAGATTCTGCAAATGATGATGCTGGAGCCGCGCATTGTCATTCTGGACGAGATCGACTCCGGTTTGGACATCGATGCGCTCAAGATTGTGGCCGCGGGCGTCAATTCCCTGCGAAGCGAAGATCGCGCCTTTCTGATTATAACTCACTATCAGAGATTGTTAAACTATATCAAGCCTGACTTTGTGCATGTCATGATGCAGGGCCGCATCGTCAAGTCCGGTGGTTCGGAGCTGGCGGAAAGACTGGAAGCGGAAGGCTACGATTGGGTCAAGGAAGAACTCGGCATCGTTGACGAGACAGTCGGCCAAAGCGAAGAAGATGAATTCAAGGTGCCGATGAACACGATAGCTCCGAAATATTAA